In Etheostoma cragini isolate CJK2018 chromosome 9, CSU_Ecrag_1.0, whole genome shotgun sequence, the following are encoded in one genomic region:
- the mysm1 gene encoding histone H2A deubiquitinase MYSM1 — MEDEVDVDIEGDEFESSTSELNGGGLGQEQFIQSAWKSSAGILPWELDSSISPENREVIERMLLEEQYYLTGEGIPNNIWESDANNEPKVKKSPVKTSASASGSSSRWSKQEKELFEEGLAQFGRRWTKIAKLVGSRSVMQVKSYARQYFKHKAKSEPSAAAPSAGPALHLQPPQPTSSRASSQTNTVRIEKLSDDENEEVDITDDLSDDGDGDDEPQAVLKTEFCEPEQLAGTEIQAVTEEQNEAGLTETRDQPSHTSLFPQSPQPSSPLPSLEKTIVTGVDEKSNKRASHPHKDLRACAQTGSEQVTDENGGQSSQSDSSAQTGPLEEAFSDGTDTADKTEQSAADRPEEDQEEEEEEEEEEEQEEEEEEEEEELKPPEQEIEMDMETTTEDEKQAIPEFFEGRPSKTPERYLRIRNYILDQWMKSKPKYLNKTSVRPGLKNCGDVNCIGRIHTYLELIGAINFNCEQAVYNRPKVVDRSKHKEGKDVYEAYQLAQRLQSMRTRKRRVRDIWGNWRDSKDLEGQTYEHLSAEEVALRREELKKQPKPCKISRLRGSIDPFQLIPCRSFGEDVQEPFQVIVCAETLLIMDMHAHVSRGEVIGLLGGTFSEEERVLKICAAEPCNSVSTGLQCEMDPVSQTQACDVLSLLGFSVVGWYHSHPTFHPNPSVRDINTQDQFQSYFSRGGAPFIGMIVSPYDPANPSPHSQTTCLLVKESQEPSGPQKLPYRFDFLSSQDIPDWEQMLRRAQWIIHKYSQTPGSVHMERLFRKDSHLTYLEKMLSSLARYLEPLPDEEGDPFLTQIQALFQSDFIAKQQEGESFILSRPEVSDDFAFDQLISEERPQEGGRDSDPDSGRASDSSAQPTDTNSDTNSSTVLHLGSVLSTEHDYLL; from the exons ATGGAGGACGAGGTGGATGTTGATATCGAAGGAGACGAGTTTGAAAGCAGTACTAG TGAGCTGAATGGAGGAGGTTTAGGCCAGGAGCAGTTCATACAGTCAGCGTGGAAAAGCAGCGCAGGCATACTG CCATGGGAGCTGGACAGCTCCATCAGCCCAGAGAACAGGGAGGTGATCGAGAGGATGCTGCTGGAGGAACA ATACTACCTGACAGGTGAGGGGATTCCTAACAATATTTGGGAAAGTGATGCGAACAACGAGCCCAAAGTGAAGAA GTCTCCAGTCAAGACGTCTGCCTCTGCCTCAGGCTCCTCTTCTCGTTGGTCCAAACAGGAGAAAGAACTGTTTGAGGAAGGACTG gCTCAGTTTGGTCGAAGGTGGACTAAGATTGCCAAGTTGGTGGGTAGCCGTTCCGTTATGCAGGTTAAGAGCTATGCCAGGCAGTATTTTAAACACAAG gCTAAATCAGAACCCAGTGCTGCAGCTCCCTCTGCAGGCCCTGCGCTGCACTTACAACCACCTCAGCCCACCTCCAGTCGTGCATCCTCTCAGACAAACACTGTCCGCATAGAGAAGCTTTCTGATGACGAGAATGAGGAGGTAGACATCACTGATGACCTGAGCGATGATGGAGACGGCGACGATGAGCCGCAGGCTGTTCTCAAGACTGAGTTCTGTGAGCCTGAGCAGCTGGCAGGCACTGAGATCCAGGCAGTCACAGAGGAGCAGAACGAGGCGGGTCTGACTGAGACAAGGGACCAGCCCAGCCACACCTCGCTGTTTCCACAAAGTCCCCAACCCTCATCTCCCTTACCTTCTTTAGAGAAGACCATTGTGACTGGGGTGGATGAGAAAAGCAACAAGAGAGCATCACACCCCCATAAAGACCTTCGCGCATGTGCTCAGACGGGCTCGGAGCAAGTGACAGATGAGAATGGAGGCCAGAGCTCCCAGTCTGATAGCTCAGCACAGACTGGTCCACTGGAAGAGGCCTTTAGCGATGGCACAG ATACTGCTGATAAGACTGAGCAGAGTGCAGCTGATAGACCAGAAGAAGaccaagaggaggaggaggaggaggaggaggaagaagagcaggaagaagaagaagaagaggaggaggaggagcttaAGCCCCCTGAACAGGAAATAGAGATGGACATGGAGACCACCACTGAGGATGAGAAACAAGCTATCCCAGAGTTCTTTGAGGGACGACCATCCAAGACTCCTGAAAGATACCTTAGGATCCGAAACTACATCCTGGATCAATG GATGAAGAGCAAGCCCAAGTACCTAAACAAGACGTCAGTCCGCCCTGGACTGAAGAACTGCGGAGACGTCAACTGCATTGGGAGGATTCACACCTACCTGGAGCTCATTGGAGCCATCAACTTCAACTGCG AGCAAGCAGTCTATAATCGCCCAAAGGTGGTGGACCGCTCCAAGCACAAGGAGGGCAAAGATGTGTATGAGGCCTACCAGCTCGCCCAGAGACTGCAGAGTATG CGGACCAGGAAGCGTCGTGTGCGGGACATATGGGGAAACTGGCGTGACTCTAAAGATTTGGAGGGACAGACGTATGAG CATCTCAGTGCTGAGGAAGTGGCTCTGCGGAGAGAAGAGCTGAAGAAGCAGCCCAAACCCTGCAAGATCTCCAGATTAAGGgg GTCTATTGATCCCTTCCAGCTGATTCCCTGCAGGTCTTTTGGAGAGGATGTACAG GAACCATTCCAGGTTATTGTGTGTGCAGAGACTCTTCTCATAATGGACATG CATGCCCACGTGTCGCGAGGGGAAGTCATCGGCCTGCTAGGCGGAACTTtcagtgaggaagagagagtaTTAAAG ATCTGTGCAGCGGAGCCATGCAACAGTGTGAGTACAGGTTTGCAGTGCGAGATGGACCCGGTGTCTCAGACACAGGCCTGTGACGTGCTGTCGTTGCTGGGCTTCAGTGTGGTGGGCTGGTACCACTCGCATCCCACCTTCCACCCCAACCCTTCAGTACGGGACATCAACACACAGGACCAGTTCcag AGTTATTTCTCACGCGGCGGAGCCCCCTTCATCGGGATGATAGTGAGTCCATATGACCCAGCCAACCCCTCCCCCCACTCCCAAACTACCTGCTTGTTGGTGAAAGAGAGCCAGGAGCCGTCAGGCCCACAGA AGCTGCCCTACCGGTTTGACTTCCTGTCATCACAAGACATTCCAGACTGGGAACAGATGTTGAGAAGAGCTCAGTGGATCATCCACAAATACAGCCAAACACCCGG GAGTGTGCATATGGAGAGATTGTTCCGGAAAGACTCCCATCTCACCTATCTGGAGAAG ATGCTGTCATCTCTGGCCAGGTACCTGGAGCCCCTGCCAGATGAGGAGGGAGACCCCTTCCTCACCCAGATCCAGGCGCTTTTCCAGTCAGACTTTATTGCCAAGCAGCAAGAGGGGGAATCTTTTATCTTGTCCAGACCAGAAGTCTCAGATGATTTTGCTtttgatcagctgatcagcGAGGAGAGGCCccaggagggaggaagagactCTGATCCGGATTCTGGCAGAGCTTCAGATAGTAGTGCACAGCCCACGGACACAAActcagacacaaacagcagcacagTTTTGCATCTGGGCTCTGTGTTGTCGACTGAACATGACTATTTACTGTAA
- the oma1 gene encoding metalloendopeptidase OMA1, mitochondrial, with the protein MFLPFFLKSSRFSLSAHLTLNFQVCRRAGHPVKKAHSVSFPLSCHRTAHFVHFRATPRAAPPVSFCSYGRTPLKTTLPLHPGPVLEQRGQLFHTSAPVRALPAPVIWLLLKPLQKITAIILGRSIRKWWVALPANRRQLMREWVRQRRWHLAAGAGVAMVIVALLLLTHLDESPITGRTRLLVFSRENYMELAALTSEAYMEEFAELLVPVTDPRHQVVERVVQHLAQRNKDIPEVSEVTWSIHVVQSPNINAFVLPNGKVFIFTGMLDAVADVHQLTIVLGHEMAHALLGHSAEQASLSHVVDLLSLILLTAIWAVCPRDSLALLGQWVQGKLSQLMFSRPFSRKLEAEADQVGLQLAAKACADVRAGPVFWQQMEIRDQLTGEPTFPEWLSTHPSHRNRFAQLDRLIPQALELRESCLCPALPPTDPRVVFSKSVHVLLENAKHQEREGPEGARKPRLPHSPVSLPTGLCAALTTQTGLLPYPNVDQEIKSPVASVASALVGTAYVPALAEQEGPHPVVQSIS; encoded by the exons atgtttttaccattttttttaaagagcagtcgcttttctctttctgcacATCTGACATTAAACTTCCAGGTCTGCAGACGAGCTGGGCATCCTGTGAAAAAGGCCCACTCGGTTTCTTTCCCTCTCAGCTGTCACAGAACAGCCCACTTTGTTCACTTTAGAGCCACTCCAAGGGCAGCACCACCCGTCTCATTCTGCAGCTATGGGAGGACGCCACTAAAGACCACTTTACCTCTGCACCCTGGTCCTGTCCTGGAACAGCGTGGACAACTGTTCCACACCTCAGCCCCTGTGAGGGCCCTGCCTGCTCCTGTCATATGGTTGCTGCTCAAACCTTTGCAGAAGATCACGGCCATAATACTGGGCAG GAGTATTAGGAAGTGGTGGGTGGCTTTACCAGCTAACCGCCGGCAGCTCATGCGCGAATGGGTCCGGCAGCGTCGCTGGCATCTGGCAGCGGGGGCAGGCGTTGCTATGGTGATTGtagccctcctcctcctgaccCACCTGGATGAGTCCCCAATTACGGGACGGACCCGCCTCCTGGTGTTCAGCAGAGAGAACTACATGGAGCTGGCAGCGCTGACTTCAGAGGCG tacATGGAGGAGTTTGCAGAGCTGTTGGTTCCGGTCACTGACCCTCGTCACCAGGTGGTGGAGCGGGTGGTGCAGCACCTGGCACAAAGAAACAAGGACATCCCTGAAGTGTCGGAAGTCACCTGGAGCATCCACGTGGTGCAAAGTCCCAACATCAATGCCTTTGTCCTACCG AACGGgaaagttttcatttttacGGGGATGCTGGACGCTGTGGCGGATGTTCACCAGCTCACCATTGTCCTGGGCCACGAGATGGCTCATGCTTTATTGGGACACTCG GCAGAACAGGCCAGTCTGTCTCATGTCGTGGACCTCCTGTCCCTTATCCTGCTGACAGCCATCTGGGCCGTGTGTCCTCGAGACAGCCTGGCTCTGCTGGGACAGTGGGTACAGGGCAAGCTTTCCCAG TTGATGTTCAGCCGTCCTTTCAGTAGGAAACTGGAAGCTGAGGCTGATCAAGTTGGATTGCAGTTGGCTGCAAAG GCATGTGCAGATGTGCGAGCAGGACCTGTATTCTGGCAGCAAATGGAAATCAGAGACCAGCTGACAGGAGAGCCCACCTTCCCCGAGTGGCTGTCCACACACCCGTCACACAGAAACAGATTCGCTCAGCTGGATCGCCTTATACCAcag GCTCTGGAGTTGAGGGAGAGCTGCCTCTGCCCTGCTCTACCTCCTACGgaccctcgtgtcgtcttctCCAAAAGTGTCCACGTGTTGCTGGAAAACGCTAAGCACCAGGAGAGAGAAGGGCCAGAAGGAGCACGCAAGCCCCGCCTGCCCCACAGCCCGGTCTCACTCCCCACTGGATTGTGTGCAGCTCTAACTACCCAAACTGGCCTCCTTCCTTACCCAAATGTGGATCAAGAAATTAAAAGCCCAGTCGCTTCCGTAGCTTCAGCTTTAGTGGGGACAGCCTATGTCCCTGCTCTTGCTGAGCAGGAGGGACCCCACCCTGTGGTGCAGAGCATCAGCTGA